A window of the Megalopta genalis isolate 19385.01 chromosome 2, iyMegGena1_principal, whole genome shotgun sequence genome harbors these coding sequences:
- the NSD gene encoding nuclear receptor binding SET domain protein isoform X2 translates to MNSINRVNSKVDVITESRFGDCGSNLDVTKSNCEDDKKDFNIESSTISSGRSRYGRTIKPKSPKNEVADSPKSSKMSKARKYQNMSDSSNESMDENNATNDMDDTSDSSISLSTMDEAAPKIIGTPIQCNWILGQLAWARVGNFPFWPCVITLDPILMTYHRLKATAKSQILMIHVRYFGDKGRHSWVSSNSMIPFTNFADFKKLSESITAEVKKRDARYAAAFIVKPGIKSKWESAIEEAMEVQPMSNENRANIFKPKENNTKSRSPKSSASDEKDKTNKRKYSHDSSELDVKRVKQETAYELEKAQYKTDGMTSKAQKFAENGKSNSRLNSDTPPMSPLSQRDSNDEVSIAQKVEFKPEEDVDGVFEVYYERNRDMLEDEYPDASEQDIKRYLKKTWNSMNASFRKKYRSYVTSESSNAQVKDNLSDQEDLSIDMELNTKDTRKSRIKVEKEEMIVSETKKSRPYNIFKGMKQEKVCQICEKTGKLTRCKGPCYSYFHLSCVKPGESSPEHSIDESTMDDKILDDIKEIRRSNVDEDENGGKNDEQEDELFKCIDCLSGVAPACFICNEREGDRIRCTVIACGKHYHSSCLKSWPQSHWQGGRLTCPYHVCHTCSSDNPQDSHSRTPNEKLARCVRCPSSYHTSTSCLPAGSIILTGSQIVCPKHYQAPHPPVNAAWCFLCTRGGSLICCDTCPTSFHLECLGIDAPDGAFICEDCETGRLPLYGEVVWVKLGNYRWWPSRICYPHEIPENIEAIPHSPGKFCVMFLGSNNYYWVHRGRAFLYQDGDANIKPPIGKKNNRDDTYRKALEEANDIHQRLKIERAAAKDHGPRGLKPPHYVKLKVNKPVGNVKPTEVESIVACDCDAEWENPCAPGTDCLNRILLVECSPGICPAGPKCNNQAFARRQYPAMEPFHTAVRGWGLRSLEHIKAGQFVIEYVGEVIDEAEYKRRLHRKKELKNENFYFLTIDNNRMIDAEPKGNLSRFMNHSCSPNCETQKWTVNGDTRIGLFALCDIEHGEELTFNYNLACDGETRKPCLCGASNCSGFIGLKVQKSQATTLSMQQKKFEKVDKMKRQKRTRKHLACWSCGQEIEKLEDFVVCDQKTCGKKYHQTCVDIDDVDSRFSCPWHHCAECGRRTSAHCSFCSAAFCQVHLEGNLSDCDEKSGFVCKLHENMEMQKSSLEDEKDYSDNDTETDREYSSTGSSSPLVTLEKAVPREPSPRVSIVEHPLPDIGSSEK, encoded by the exons ATGAACTCTATCAACAGAGTGAATAGTAAGGTGGACGTAATTACTGAATCAAGATTTGGCGACTGCGGCAGTAATTTGGACGTGACGAAAAGCAATTGCGAAGATGATAAAAAGGACTTTAATATCGAATCTAGTACGATTTCATCAGGTAGAAGTCGTTATGGTAGAACAATAAAGCCTAAATCCCCCAAAAATGAGGTTGCTGATTCTCCAAAG AGTTCTAAGATGTCGAAGGCTCGAAAATATCAGAATATGTCTGATAGCAGTAATGAAAGCATGGACGAAAATAATGCAACTAATGATATGGACGACACAAGTGATTCGTCCATTAGTTTAAGTACCATGGATGAAGCTGCTCCAAAAATAATTGGTACACCGATACAGTGCAATTGGATATTAGGTCAATTAGCATGGGCTCGTGTTGGTAATTTTCCGTTTTGGCCTTGTGTGATAACATTAGATCCAATTTTAATGACTTATCATAGACTGAAAG CTACTGCCAAATCCCAGATTTTGATGATTCATGTTCGATATTTTGGTGATAAAGGACGCCACAGTTGGGTTTCCTCAAATTCGATGATACCATTCACTAATTTTGCTGACTTTAAAAAACTGTCGGAATCAATAACTGCAGAAGTTAAGAAGAGGGATGCAAGGTATGCTGCTGCATTTATTGTAAAACCTGGAATTAAATCTAAATGGGAAAGCGCAATAGAAGAAGCTATGGAAGTTCAACCAATGAGCAATGAAAACAGGGCTAATATTTTTAAACCAAAGGAGAACAATACAAAAAGTAGGTCGCCGAAATCAAGTGCATCGGATGAGAAAGATAAAACTAACAAAAGAAAGTATTCACATGACTCCAGTGAACTCGACGTTAAACGCGTTAAGCAGGAAACT GCATACGAATTAGAAAAGGCACAATACAAAACAGATGGAATGACATCTAAAGCACAGAAGTTCGCAGAGAATGGTAAAAGTAATTCGAGACTTAATTCTGATACACCCCCAATGTCTCCTTTGAGTCAACGAGATTCCAATGACGAAGTTTCCATTGCACAGAAAGTGGAATTTAAGCCCGAAGAGGATGTGGATGGTGTATTCGAAGTTTACTATGAACGAAATAGAGATATGTTGGAAGATGAATATCCAGATGCATCGGAACAAGATATAAAAAGATACTTGAAGAAAACTTGGAATTCAATGAATGCTTCTTTCCGTAAAAAGTATCGGTCGTATGTAACATCAGAGAGTTCTAATGCCCAAGTTAAAGACAATTTGTCTGATCAAGAAGATTTGTCGATAGACATGGAATTGAATACAAAGGACACTAGAAAGTCTAGAATCAAAGTTGAGAAAGAGGAGATGATTGTTTCAGAAACTAAAAAGAGTAGGCCATACAATATCTTTAAAGGAATGAAACAAGAAAAGGTTTGTCAGATATGTGAAAAAACTGGAAAATTGACCAGATGTAAAGGACCTTGTTATTCATATTTCCATTTATCTTGTGTAAAACCTGGCGAATCCAGTCCAGAGCATTCCATCGATGAAAGTACAATGGACGATAAAATCCTCGACGATATAAAAGAAATTAGACGGAGCAATGTAGACGAGGATGAAAATGGCG gTAAAAATGATGAGCAAGAAGATGAATTATTTAAATGCATAGATTGTTTGTCGGGTGTAGCACCTGCTTGTTTTATATGTAACGAAAGAGAAGGTGACAGAATAAGGTGCACTGTTATAGCCTGTGGAAAGCATTATCACTCGTCTTGTTTAAAATCATGGCCACag tCTCATTGGCAAGGAGGCCGATTAACTTGTCCGTATCATGTGTGCCACACGTGCAGTTCGGATAATCCTCAAGATAGTCATTCAAGAACTCCAAACGAGAAATTAGCACGATGTGTGCGGTGTCCTTCATCTTATCATACATCTACCTCTTGTTTACCTGCTGGTTCAATCATTTTAACCGGCAGCCAAATAGTGTGTCCAAAACATTATCAAGCACCCCATCCACCAGTAAATGCAGCATGGTGCTTTTTATGTACAAGGGGTGGAAGTCTTATCTGTTGCGATACGTGTCCAACTTCGTTTCATCTTGAGTGTCTAG GAATAGATGCACCGGATGGTGCATTTATCTGTGAAGATTGTGAGACAGGCAGACTGCCTTTATATGGGGAAGTTGTTTGGGTTAAACTCGGTAATTATCGCTGGTGGCCATCCCGCATTTGTTATCCACATGAAATTCCTGAAAATATAGAAGCTATACCCCACAGCCCTGGTAAATTTTGTGTGATGTTCTTAGgatcaaataattattattgggTACATAG GGGACGAGCTTTTCTTTATCAAGATGGCGACGCAAACATAAAACCACCAATCGGAAAAAAGAATAATAGAGACGATACATACCGGAAAGCATTAGAGGAAGCTAATGATATCCACCAGCGTTTGAAAATTGAAAGAGCTGCTGCTAAAGACCATGGCCCCCGAGGATTAAAACCTCCGCATTACGTTAAATTAAAA GTAAATAAACCAGTTGGCAATGTAAAACCGACAGAAGTCGAAAGCATCGTCGCTTGCGATTGTGACGCGGAGTGGGAAAATCCGTGTGCACCTGGAACAGATTGTTTAAATCGAATATTATTAGTTGAATGTAGTCCTGGCATATGTCCGGCTGGTCCAAAATGTAACAATCAGGCATTTGCTAGAAGACAATATCCCGCTATGGAACCATTTCATACTGCTGTCCGGGGATGGGGTCTTAGAAGTTTAGAACACATTAAAGCGGGACAATTTGTCATTGAGTACGTAGGTGAAGTTATAGACGAAGCTGAGTACAAACGAAGACTACATAgaaaaaaggaattaaagaacgagaatttttattttttaaccaTAGATAATAATAGAATGATAGATGCTGAGCCAAAAGGGAATTTAAGTCGATTTATGA ATCATTCATGTTCGCCAAATTGCGAGACTCAGAAGTGGACGGTGAATGGAGATACCCGTATAGGTCTGTTTGCGTTATGCGATATAGAACACGGTGAAGAATTaacttttaattataatttagcgTGCGATGGAGAAACTCGAAAGCCCTGTTTGTGCGGTGCATCGAATTGTAGTGGATTTATAGGTTTGAAAGTACAAAAATCGCAGGCAACAACGCTGTCGATGCAACAAAAGAAGTTTGAGAAAGTGGATAAAATGAAACGTCAGAAGAG GACGAGAAAACACTTGGCATGTTGGAGCTGTGGACAAGAAATTGAGAAGTTAGAAGATTTCGTGGTCTGTGACCAGAAAACATGTGGCAAGAAATATCACCAAACTTGTGTGGACATCGACGACGTGGATTCCAGATTTAGTTGTCCTTGGCATCATTGTGCAGAATGTGGACGTAGAACGTCCGCGCATTGCTCCTTCTGCAGTGCTGCCTTTTGTCAAG TGCATTTAGAAGGAAATTTGTCCGACTGTGACGAAAAGAGTGGTTTCGTTTGCAAGCTACATGAAAACATGGAAATGCAGAAATCATCGTTAGAGGACGAGAAAGATTATTCGGATAATGACACCGAAACGGACAGAGAATATTCTTCTACAGGCTCCAGTAGTCCACTCGTGACATTGGAGAAAGCTGTGCCGCGGGAGCCATCGCCAAGAGTTTCCATAGTAGAG CATCCTCTCCCTGACATTGGCAGTAGTGAGAAGTag
- the NSD gene encoding nuclear receptor binding SET domain protein isoform X1 produces MNSINRVNSKVDVITESRFGDCGSNLDVTKSNCEDDKKDFNIESSTISSGRSRYGRTIKPKSPKNEVADSPKSSKMSKARKYQNMSDSSNESMDENNATNDMDDTSDSSISLSTMDEAAPKIIGTPIQCNWILGQLAWARVGNFPFWPCVITLDPILMTYHRLKATAKSQILMIHVRYFGDKGRHSWVSSNSMIPFTNFADFKKLSESITAEVKKRDARYAAAFIVKPGIKSKWESAIEEAMEVQPMSNENRANIFKPKENNTKSRSPKSSASDEKDKTNKRKYSHDSSELDVKRVKQETAYELEKAQYKTDGMTSKAQKFAENGKSNSRLNSDTPPMSPLSQRDSNDEVSIAQKVEFKPEEDVDGVFEVYYERNRDMLEDEYPDASEQDIKRYLKKTWNSMNASFRKKYRSYVTSESSNAQVKDNLSDQEDLSIDMELNTKDTRKSRIKVEKEEMIVSETKKSRPYNIFKGMKQEKVCQICEKTGKLTRCKGPCYSYFHLSCVKPGESSPEHSIDESTMDDKILDDIKEIRRSNVDEDENGGKNDEQEDELFKCIDCLSGVAPACFICNEREGDRIRCTVIACGKHYHSSCLKSWPQSHWQGGRLTCPYHVCHTCSSDNPQDSHSRTPNEKLARCVRCPSSYHTSTSCLPAGSIILTGSQIVCPKHYQAPHPPVNAAWCFLCTRGGSLICCDTCPTSFHLECLGIDAPDGAFICEDCETGRLPLYGEVVWVKLGNYRWWPSRICYPHEIPENIEAIPHSPGKFCVMFLGSNNYYWVHRGRAFLYQDGDANIKPPIGKKNNRDDTYRKALEEANDIHQRLKIERAAAKDHGPRGLKPPHYVKLKVNKPVGNVKPTEVESIVACDCDAEWENPCAPGTDCLNRILLVECSPGICPAGPKCNNQAFARRQYPAMEPFHTAVRGWGLRSLEHIKAGQFVIEYVGEVIDEAEYKRRLHRKKELKNENFYFLTIDNNRMIDAEPKGNLSRFMNHSCSPNCETQKWTVNGDTRIGLFALCDIEHGEELTFNYNLACDGETRKPCLCGASNCSGFIGLKVQKSQATTLSMQQKKFEKVDKMKRQKRTRKHLACWSCGQEIEKLEDFVVCDQKTCGKKYHQTCVDIDDVDSRFSCPWHHCAECGRRTSAHCSFCSAAFCQVHLEGNLSDCDEKSGFVCKLHENMEMQKSSLEDEKDYSDNDTETDREYSSTGSSSPLVTLEKAVPREPSPRVSIVEVHPSSEESEESQKEDDEEIMQPIDFIPCDYGSKSMKRKTLHRLSLSLRKEGNQVEELNNLTSSQLEAIIGGSLFE; encoded by the exons ATGAACTCTATCAACAGAGTGAATAGTAAGGTGGACGTAATTACTGAATCAAGATTTGGCGACTGCGGCAGTAATTTGGACGTGACGAAAAGCAATTGCGAAGATGATAAAAAGGACTTTAATATCGAATCTAGTACGATTTCATCAGGTAGAAGTCGTTATGGTAGAACAATAAAGCCTAAATCCCCCAAAAATGAGGTTGCTGATTCTCCAAAG AGTTCTAAGATGTCGAAGGCTCGAAAATATCAGAATATGTCTGATAGCAGTAATGAAAGCATGGACGAAAATAATGCAACTAATGATATGGACGACACAAGTGATTCGTCCATTAGTTTAAGTACCATGGATGAAGCTGCTCCAAAAATAATTGGTACACCGATACAGTGCAATTGGATATTAGGTCAATTAGCATGGGCTCGTGTTGGTAATTTTCCGTTTTGGCCTTGTGTGATAACATTAGATCCAATTTTAATGACTTATCATAGACTGAAAG CTACTGCCAAATCCCAGATTTTGATGATTCATGTTCGATATTTTGGTGATAAAGGACGCCACAGTTGGGTTTCCTCAAATTCGATGATACCATTCACTAATTTTGCTGACTTTAAAAAACTGTCGGAATCAATAACTGCAGAAGTTAAGAAGAGGGATGCAAGGTATGCTGCTGCATTTATTGTAAAACCTGGAATTAAATCTAAATGGGAAAGCGCAATAGAAGAAGCTATGGAAGTTCAACCAATGAGCAATGAAAACAGGGCTAATATTTTTAAACCAAAGGAGAACAATACAAAAAGTAGGTCGCCGAAATCAAGTGCATCGGATGAGAAAGATAAAACTAACAAAAGAAAGTATTCACATGACTCCAGTGAACTCGACGTTAAACGCGTTAAGCAGGAAACT GCATACGAATTAGAAAAGGCACAATACAAAACAGATGGAATGACATCTAAAGCACAGAAGTTCGCAGAGAATGGTAAAAGTAATTCGAGACTTAATTCTGATACACCCCCAATGTCTCCTTTGAGTCAACGAGATTCCAATGACGAAGTTTCCATTGCACAGAAAGTGGAATTTAAGCCCGAAGAGGATGTGGATGGTGTATTCGAAGTTTACTATGAACGAAATAGAGATATGTTGGAAGATGAATATCCAGATGCATCGGAACAAGATATAAAAAGATACTTGAAGAAAACTTGGAATTCAATGAATGCTTCTTTCCGTAAAAAGTATCGGTCGTATGTAACATCAGAGAGTTCTAATGCCCAAGTTAAAGACAATTTGTCTGATCAAGAAGATTTGTCGATAGACATGGAATTGAATACAAAGGACACTAGAAAGTCTAGAATCAAAGTTGAGAAAGAGGAGATGATTGTTTCAGAAACTAAAAAGAGTAGGCCATACAATATCTTTAAAGGAATGAAACAAGAAAAGGTTTGTCAGATATGTGAAAAAACTGGAAAATTGACCAGATGTAAAGGACCTTGTTATTCATATTTCCATTTATCTTGTGTAAAACCTGGCGAATCCAGTCCAGAGCATTCCATCGATGAAAGTACAATGGACGATAAAATCCTCGACGATATAAAAGAAATTAGACGGAGCAATGTAGACGAGGATGAAAATGGCG gTAAAAATGATGAGCAAGAAGATGAATTATTTAAATGCATAGATTGTTTGTCGGGTGTAGCACCTGCTTGTTTTATATGTAACGAAAGAGAAGGTGACAGAATAAGGTGCACTGTTATAGCCTGTGGAAAGCATTATCACTCGTCTTGTTTAAAATCATGGCCACag tCTCATTGGCAAGGAGGCCGATTAACTTGTCCGTATCATGTGTGCCACACGTGCAGTTCGGATAATCCTCAAGATAGTCATTCAAGAACTCCAAACGAGAAATTAGCACGATGTGTGCGGTGTCCTTCATCTTATCATACATCTACCTCTTGTTTACCTGCTGGTTCAATCATTTTAACCGGCAGCCAAATAGTGTGTCCAAAACATTATCAAGCACCCCATCCACCAGTAAATGCAGCATGGTGCTTTTTATGTACAAGGGGTGGAAGTCTTATCTGTTGCGATACGTGTCCAACTTCGTTTCATCTTGAGTGTCTAG GAATAGATGCACCGGATGGTGCATTTATCTGTGAAGATTGTGAGACAGGCAGACTGCCTTTATATGGGGAAGTTGTTTGGGTTAAACTCGGTAATTATCGCTGGTGGCCATCCCGCATTTGTTATCCACATGAAATTCCTGAAAATATAGAAGCTATACCCCACAGCCCTGGTAAATTTTGTGTGATGTTCTTAGgatcaaataattattattgggTACATAG GGGACGAGCTTTTCTTTATCAAGATGGCGACGCAAACATAAAACCACCAATCGGAAAAAAGAATAATAGAGACGATACATACCGGAAAGCATTAGAGGAAGCTAATGATATCCACCAGCGTTTGAAAATTGAAAGAGCTGCTGCTAAAGACCATGGCCCCCGAGGATTAAAACCTCCGCATTACGTTAAATTAAAA GTAAATAAACCAGTTGGCAATGTAAAACCGACAGAAGTCGAAAGCATCGTCGCTTGCGATTGTGACGCGGAGTGGGAAAATCCGTGTGCACCTGGAACAGATTGTTTAAATCGAATATTATTAGTTGAATGTAGTCCTGGCATATGTCCGGCTGGTCCAAAATGTAACAATCAGGCATTTGCTAGAAGACAATATCCCGCTATGGAACCATTTCATACTGCTGTCCGGGGATGGGGTCTTAGAAGTTTAGAACACATTAAAGCGGGACAATTTGTCATTGAGTACGTAGGTGAAGTTATAGACGAAGCTGAGTACAAACGAAGACTACATAgaaaaaaggaattaaagaacgagaatttttattttttaaccaTAGATAATAATAGAATGATAGATGCTGAGCCAAAAGGGAATTTAAGTCGATTTATGA ATCATTCATGTTCGCCAAATTGCGAGACTCAGAAGTGGACGGTGAATGGAGATACCCGTATAGGTCTGTTTGCGTTATGCGATATAGAACACGGTGAAGAATTaacttttaattataatttagcgTGCGATGGAGAAACTCGAAAGCCCTGTTTGTGCGGTGCATCGAATTGTAGTGGATTTATAGGTTTGAAAGTACAAAAATCGCAGGCAACAACGCTGTCGATGCAACAAAAGAAGTTTGAGAAAGTGGATAAAATGAAACGTCAGAAGAG GACGAGAAAACACTTGGCATGTTGGAGCTGTGGACAAGAAATTGAGAAGTTAGAAGATTTCGTGGTCTGTGACCAGAAAACATGTGGCAAGAAATATCACCAAACTTGTGTGGACATCGACGACGTGGATTCCAGATTTAGTTGTCCTTGGCATCATTGTGCAGAATGTGGACGTAGAACGTCCGCGCATTGCTCCTTCTGCAGTGCTGCCTTTTGTCAAG TGCATTTAGAAGGAAATTTGTCCGACTGTGACGAAAAGAGTGGTTTCGTTTGCAAGCTACATGAAAACATGGAAATGCAGAAATCATCGTTAGAGGACGAGAAAGATTATTCGGATAATGACACCGAAACGGACAGAGAATATTCTTCTACAGGCTCCAGTAGTCCACTCGTGACATTGGAGAAAGCTGTGCCGCGGGAGCCATCGCCAAGAGTTTCCATAGTAGAG GTTCATCCCAGCAGCGAAGAAAGTGAAGAGTCTCAAAAGGAGGATGACGAAGAGATCATGCAACCTATCGACTTTATACCGTGTGATTACGGTTCGAAAAGTATGAAAAGAAAAACATTGCATCGATTGTCTCTGAGTCTGAGAAAAGAAGGGAATCAGGTAGAGGAGTTAAATAATCTTACCTCTAGTCAACTGGAAGCCATAATCGGTGGtagtttattcgaatga